One part of the Salinivirga cyanobacteriivorans genome encodes these proteins:
- a CDS encoding L,D-transpeptidase family protein → MFQNASPANALGQVKFMFHNSHLVYLHDTPSKYLFNKDFRRFSSGCIRVNHAMELAKLILDTDQNKAIIKSKLAKGYPVKVYLNEPVSIIIKYETVRYNEQLDLMQFFYDCYGLK, encoded by the coding sequence ATATTTCAAAATGCCAGTCCGGCCAATGCACTCGGGCAGGTAAAATTTATGTTCCACAATTCGCATTTGGTTTATTTGCACGACACGCCATCCAAATATCTTTTCAATAAAGATTTTCGCAGGTTCAGTAGTGGCTGCATCCGGGTAAACCACGCCATGGAACTGGCAAAACTAATTCTGGATACTGATCAAAACAAAGCCATTATAAAAAGCAAGTTGGCAAAGGGTTATCCTGTAAAAGTTTATTTGAACGAACCGGTTTCCATCATTATCAAATACGAAACGGTGCGATACAATGAACAGCTTGACTTAATGCAATTTTTTTATGATTGTTATGGACTTAAATAA
- a CDS encoding aspartate kinase, translating to MEIQKFGGTSMGNAQRIRDVARIVQDGEPKFVVLSAMAGITNLLYEAIDHKQKGVAGTAEEKLKELFTKLDTAWATLMGEHGTAFSDRFKEPVMHLLECADDELLAYELVAYGEIMTTQLMYGYLKAAGARVMVVPALSYMWLAEHGDPDMASIRKKLEVTLRQNPDVDIYLTEGFICRTQSGRITNLKRGGSDYTATIIGAVLGADQIEIWSDVDGFHNNDPRFVNEAQPVRQLSYNEAAELAYFGAKIMHPTAVQPASRAGIPLILKNTLNPSDQGTIIHGSKRPEGIRAIAARDNIVVIRVTSGRMLNAFGFLRRLFAVFEDHRVPIDVITTSEVAVSVTIEAECLEESLVVDLALLGEVALYKNQSIVCVVGNFSPDAEAVVASVLNALKHIPVRMISYGGSSINVTLVMNSEYKIQAMNDLHNQLLNTQNGKQKLVASV from the coding sequence ATGGAAATACAAAAGTTTGGCGGCACATCAATGGGTAATGCTCAGCGCATACGTGATGTAGCCCGCATTGTACAGGATGGCGAACCAAAATTTGTGGTGTTGTCTGCTATGGCAGGAATAACCAATTTGCTTTATGAAGCAATAGATCACAAGCAAAAGGGTGTAGCGGGGACCGCAGAAGAAAAGCTCAAAGAATTGTTCACTAAACTGGATACTGCATGGGCAACGCTTATGGGAGAACATGGTACGGCCTTCTCAGATCGATTCAAAGAACCGGTAATGCACCTTTTAGAATGTGCTGATGACGAATTACTGGCCTATGAGCTCGTGGCCTATGGAGAGATTATGACTACCCAGCTTATGTATGGTTATCTGAAGGCTGCAGGAGCTCGTGTGATGGTAGTTCCTGCATTAAGTTACATGTGGCTTGCTGAACATGGCGATCCAGATATGGCTTCAATTCGGAAAAAACTGGAGGTTACCCTTCGGCAAAATCCCGATGTGGATATTTACCTTACCGAAGGGTTCATTTGTCGCACTCAATCGGGTCGTATTACAAACCTGAAGCGAGGCGGCAGCGACTATACAGCCACCATCATTGGAGCTGTTTTAGGTGCTGATCAGATTGAGATTTGGTCAGATGTGGATGGGTTTCACAACAATGACCCACGGTTTGTAAATGAAGCACAACCTGTAAGGCAACTCAGTTACAATGAAGCTGCAGAGCTGGCCTATTTTGGTGCAAAAATTATGCATCCCACTGCCGTACAGCCCGCCAGCCGGGCAGGTATACCACTGATTCTCAAAAATACGCTCAATCCATCGGACCAGGGCACCATCATACACGGATCAAAAAGGCCTGAAGGAATCAGGGCTATTGCTGCCCGCGACAATATTGTGGTGATACGGGTTACTTCTGGTCGCATGCTCAACGCATTTGGCTTTCTCCGTAGGCTATTTGCAGTGTTCGAAGACCACCGGGTTCCTATTGATGTGATTACAACATCTGAGGTGGCTGTTTCTGTGACCATAGAAGCTGAATGCCTGGAAGAATCGCTGGTAGTTGATTTGGCACTTTTAGGCGAGGTTGCACTTTACAAAAACCAATCGATTGTATGTGTGGTGGGTAATTTCAGTCCCGACGCAGAAGCCGTTGTGGCAAGTGTACTCAATGCACTTAAGCATATCCCTGTACGAATGATTTCATACGGGGGCAGCAGCATCAATGTGACGCTGGTAATGAATTCAGAATACAAAATTCAGGCAATGAACGATTTGCATAATCAATTATTAAATACACAAAATGGAAAACAAAAACTTGTGGCGTCAGTTTAG
- a CDS encoding T9SS type A sorting domain-containing protein translates to MRILFVLFFALSFMASKAQPLEPLISVGHGGSVTIIGMQFIDDTLWVSGLHRDNGDNIIWKYDENGVILDSTVFHLYGGTLYNFVPFGDSVVVIGVQAGNNDKGKLVLHCLDRNLDLVWTRYVSYDFNPVILGFRYFEHFQRRFVAIQTPATQFFKFDEDFNFVEQHKTVTQLNYEPIKYTDHSFHFAKNGGFIVELDTSFNEIDTLYHGFGLLTLSGNIMSNGKDGYIVTSETLDNYTSIDFRDSTYQVVQNYPYFGHSDDEPRYTYFRSMAPNPDTSRIFASGYLPANQAPHPVHLGSYNTNELWVSYLTPDSMLWHQFYADSTYYYFLTNMTLGPDGSLYLASSRYNVSNQPDYSDAVIFKFNAEGDMLVGNNEEVSMQRKHRAYPNPGTNYLNVEIPEVSAAKLYVYNLQGKMVQKGSFRKKYRLNTSAMQTGIYIYKIVSNSGNIYSGKWIKK, encoded by the coding sequence ATGCGTATTTTATTTGTTCTTTTTTTTGCATTATCATTCATGGCAAGTAAGGCTCAGCCCTTGGAGCCGCTCATATCTGTCGGTCATGGAGGGTCTGTAACTATTATTGGCATGCAATTTATTGATGATACCCTTTGGGTTTCCGGTTTGCATCGCGATAATGGTGATAATATAATCTGGAAATATGATGAAAATGGAGTTATATTAGACAGTACGGTTTTTCACCTGTATGGAGGTACGTTATACAATTTTGTACCTTTTGGCGATTCTGTAGTGGTTATAGGTGTACAAGCTGGCAATAATGACAAAGGCAAATTAGTTCTGCATTGCCTTGACAGGAATTTAGACCTGGTTTGGACCAGGTATGTATCTTATGATTTTAATCCTGTGATATTAGGGTTCAGGTACTTTGAGCATTTTCAACGCAGGTTTGTGGCAATTCAGACTCCTGCTACACAGTTTTTTAAATTTGATGAGGATTTTAATTTTGTGGAGCAGCATAAAACTGTAACACAACTGAATTATGAACCCATTAAATATACCGATCACAGCTTTCACTTTGCAAAAAATGGAGGTTTTATCGTTGAGCTTGATACATCTTTTAATGAAATAGATACTTTATATCATGGATTTGGATTGCTTACTTTGAGTGGAAATATTATGTCAAATGGAAAAGACGGTTATATAGTCACCTCAGAAACACTTGATAACTACACCTCAATCGATTTTAGAGATTCAACTTACCAGGTTGTGCAGAACTATCCGTATTTTGGGCACAGTGACGATGAGCCTCGTTATACCTATTTTCGATCTATGGCGCCTAATCCGGATACCTCAAGAATATTTGCATCCGGTTACTTGCCGGCAAATCAGGCTCCACATCCTGTGCATCTTGGCAGTTACAATACCAATGAACTATGGGTTTCATACCTGACTCCGGATTCTATGCTGTGGCATCAATTTTATGCTGATAGTACTTACTACTATTTTTTAACAAATATGACACTTGGGCCAGACGGGTCATTATATTTAGCCAGTTCGCGTTACAATGTCTCCAACCAACCGGATTACTCCGATGCTGTAATATTTAAATTTAATGCGGAAGGTGATATGTTGGTGGGCAACAACGAAGAGGTTTCAATGCAGAGAAAGCACCGTGCATACCCAAACCCGGGAACGAATTACCTGAATGTTGAGATTCCAGAAGTTTCAGCAGCCAAACTGTATGTGTATAATTTACAGGGTAAAATGGTGCAAAAGGGTAGTTTTAGAAAAAAATACCGTCTAAACACATCGGCCATGCAAACCGGCATATACATTTATAAGATTGTTTCAAACAGCGGAAATATATACAGCGGTAAATGGATTAAGAAATGA
- the lysA gene encoding diaminopimelate decarboxylase, translating into MENKNLWRQFSTQETPFYLYDFNVLRKVLVEATKWSSRFGYKLHYALKANANPELLNVIRQYGIGADCVSGNEVKHAVNCGFHSHDVVFAGVGKTDEEISLALKTRIFSFNVESCQELDVINKLAQDEGTKARVAIRVNPDVNPYTHEYISTGQSRNKFGIPHAELKSVLSKIERMKYVQFMGLHFHIGSQITQMSVFRELCQRVNIIQKEIESMGYEIPHLNLGGGLGINYDDEAIQMPDFETYFKVFYQTLDRRAGQQIHFEPGRSLVAASGTLITKVLYVKETPGEELAIVDAGMTELIRPALYQSYHPISNLSSDEDREHYAVAGPICESSDFFTHKVLLPRVKRNHLLAIKQVGAYGEVMSSRYNLRQGVRRYHVDNERKTETGKEICTLERTS; encoded by the coding sequence ATGGAAAACAAAAACTTGTGGCGTCAGTTTAGCACCCAAGAAACCCCCTTTTACCTTTATGATTTTAACGTGCTGCGCAAAGTTTTAGTTGAGGCAACAAAATGGAGCAGTCGCTTTGGTTATAAATTGCATTATGCGCTCAAGGCCAATGCCAATCCTGAGTTGCTCAATGTAATTCGCCAATATGGAATTGGAGCAGATTGCGTAAGTGGCAATGAGGTAAAACATGCTGTCAATTGTGGTTTCCATAGTCACGATGTTGTATTTGCCGGTGTGGGAAAGACCGATGAGGAAATTAGTCTGGCGTTGAAAACACGGATTTTTAGTTTTAACGTGGAGTCATGCCAGGAGCTGGATGTGATCAACAAGCTGGCGCAAGATGAAGGAACAAAGGCGCGTGTAGCAATACGGGTAAATCCCGATGTAAATCCATATACCCACGAATACATCTCAACCGGACAAAGTCGCAATAAATTTGGCATCCCACATGCTGAGCTTAAAAGTGTATTGTCTAAAATAGAAAGAATGAAGTATGTCCAATTCATGGGATTACATTTCCATATTGGTTCCCAAATAACACAAATGAGTGTTTTTAGGGAGCTTTGCCAGCGGGTTAATATAATTCAGAAAGAAATTGAAAGTATGGGATACGAAATACCCCATTTGAATTTGGGTGGCGGTCTGGGAATTAATTATGACGATGAGGCAATACAAATGCCTGATTTTGAGACTTATTTTAAGGTTTTTTATCAAACACTGGATCGCAGGGCTGGCCAACAGATTCATTTTGAACCAGGTCGCTCATTGGTGGCTGCTTCCGGTACATTAATAACTAAAGTGCTGTATGTGAAGGAAACGCCCGGTGAAGAATTGGCTATAGTTGATGCGGGCATGACGGAGTTAATACGACCTGCATTATACCAAAGCTATCATCCGATATCCAATCTGTCATCTGATGAGGATAGGGAACATTATGCTGTAGCCGGTCCTATATGCGAATCTTCTGACTTCTTTACGCACAAGGTATTGCTCCCCCGAGTAAAAAGGAATCATCTACTGGCCATTAAGCAGGTGGGAGCATATGGTGAAGTAATGTCGAGCCGGTATAATTTGCGTCAGGGTGTACGTCGGTATCATGTTGATAATGAGCGTAAAACCGAAACAGGAAAAGAGATTTGTACACTTGAGCGAACTTCCTGA
- a CDS encoding radical SAM/SPASM domain-containing protein: MYYSTFNYQFESKRYGYLIYNGLTRSFATLNKELHDLLILIKTDPGKIEELDSSTKISLEKAKILVTKEQEEDHFYMKRLSWYNHVFKNDTMALTIAPTSGCNFGCPYCFEQGIKSKTMDDKIIDSLIDFIKDHQPLKDLKITWYGGEPLLQPEIIKKIRKKIKQHNLPLNGEGLVTNGYLLNETNQNQIIDNHFRTLQITLDGTKKIHNQRRYLKNDKSKSTWDVIVRNIDQFLGKEHKVKVSIRCNIDQDNLSLFDELKKQLQTRWNYDKRVHIYPSVVYNYNENEQNKCNLMDLDDLAIFKLEQAQANNIDIYPSFNTRNCGLMNINSYVIGPEGELYKCWNDLGIKSKEVGSVMSPHEFNMKWMARYMAGPSMLDEKECIKCPLFFLCMGGCQYNRLENKYNNKQQPLCTYYKNHFDKFLELHYEQKLAKANVT, encoded by the coding sequence ATGTATTATTCAACATTTAACTATCAATTTGAAAGTAAAAGATACGGATATTTAATATATAATGGTTTAACACGTTCTTTTGCCACCTTAAACAAAGAACTCCATGATTTGCTTATCCTGATAAAAACTGATCCTGGTAAAATTGAAGAACTAGATTCCAGTACCAAAATAAGTCTGGAGAAAGCCAAAATACTTGTGACTAAAGAGCAAGAAGAAGATCATTTTTATATGAAGCGCTTGAGTTGGTACAACCATGTATTTAAAAATGATACCATGGCGTTAACAATTGCCCCTACGAGCGGATGCAATTTTGGTTGTCCATATTGCTTTGAGCAAGGCATTAAAAGCAAAACAATGGACGATAAAATAATTGATTCTTTGATTGATTTCATTAAAGACCATCAGCCATTAAAGGATTTGAAAATAACCTGGTATGGTGGCGAGCCTCTTCTGCAACCTGAAATAATAAAAAAAATCAGAAAAAAAATTAAACAGCATAATTTACCCTTAAATGGCGAAGGTCTAGTTACGAACGGTTATCTTTTAAATGAAACAAATCAGAACCAAATCATTGATAATCATTTTCGCACTCTGCAAATCACATTAGATGGTACTAAAAAAATACATAATCAAAGAAGATACCTGAAGAATGATAAAAGTAAAAGTACATGGGATGTTATTGTGAGAAATATTGATCAATTTCTTGGGAAAGAACATAAAGTGAAGGTGTCAATAAGATGCAACATAGACCAGGATAATCTGTCATTATTTGATGAGTTGAAAAAACAATTGCAAACACGTTGGAATTATGATAAACGTGTTCATATCTATCCCTCGGTTGTATATAATTATAATGAGAACGAACAAAACAAATGTAACTTAATGGATTTGGACGATCTGGCAATTTTTAAGTTGGAACAGGCGCAAGCCAATAATATTGATATTTACCCTTCATTTAATACACGCAATTGTGGATTAATGAATATTAATTCTTATGTTATAGGGCCAGAAGGAGAATTATATAAATGTTGGAATGATTTGGGAATAAAGAGCAAAGAAGTAGGATCTGTGATGAGTCCTCATGAATTTAATATGAAATGGATGGCAAGGTATATGGCAGGTCCCAGTATGCTGGATGAGAAAGAATGCATAAAATGCCCGCTTTTCTTTTTATGTATGGGAGGGTGCCAATACAATCGATTGGAAAATAAGTACAATAATAAACAACAACCTTTATGTACCTATTATAAAAACCATTTTGATAAATTTCTTGAATTACATTATGAACAAAAATTAGCGAAAGCTAATGTGACTTAA
- a CDS encoding GIY-YIG nuclease family protein, whose protein sequence is MKGYMYILKCANGQYYTGSTKFLDKRIEQHQCGKGANFTRKYLPVELVYYEEYDRIDEAFYREKQVQGWGRKKKEALIEGRYSDIPGLAKKHFG, encoded by the coding sequence ATGAAAGGCTATATGTACATCCTTAAATGTGCTAATGGACAATATTATACTGGAAGCACAAAGTTTCTTGACAAAAGAATTGAACAACACCAGTGCGGTAAAGGTGCGAACTTCACCAGAAAGTATTTGCCAGTGGAGTTGGTTTATTATGAAGAATATGATCGAATTGATGAAGCTTTTTATCGTGAAAAACAGGTTCAGGGTTGGGGTAGAAAAAAGAAAGAAGCTCTTATTGAAGGTAGGTATAGCGATATTCCTGGTTTAGCAAAGAAACATTTTGGGTAA
- a CDS encoding phospho-sugar mutase — protein MQNETLQQVKAKAQHWLSMDIDDETRNEIEAMLKAENDELIDAFYKDLEFGTGGLRGVMGAGSNRMNIYTVGMATQGLANYLKKNFQNQQISVAIAHDCRNNGELFAQTTADIFSANGVKVYLFDALRPTPELSFAIRELGCQSGVVVTASHNPKEYNGYKVYWEDGAQIIDPHDKNIINEVASISDISEVKFDKKAELIEIIGDEIDKKYIDRLKTLSLSPEIIERNKNMKIVFTPIHGTAVILVPMALKAYGFENVINIPEQDVTDGNFPTVKSPNPEEPAALAMALNKAKEIDADLVMATDPDADRVGIAVKNLKGEFELLNGNQAAVLLINYLLHKWKDNGKIDGKQYIVKTIVTTELLPKIAAHYGVKCHNVLTGFKYIADIIGRKEGEETFIGGGEESYGYLAGEFVRDKDAVMSCALIAEAVAWANDQGKSAFEMLLDIYMEYGLYYENLISIVKKGKAGADEIQAMMDKLRNDPPKKIHRKEVTAVIDYMKDEYRDLTAGVTKNIGLPKSNVLQFFLEDGSKISARPSGTEPKIKFYFGVTGELKSHREYDEAIEELKEKIEKIKADIL, from the coding sequence ATGCAAAACGAAACTCTTCAACAAGTAAAAGCTAAAGCCCAACACTGGCTTTCGATGGATATTGATGATGAAACCAGAAATGAAATTGAAGCCATGCTCAAGGCTGAAAATGATGAGTTAATTGATGCATTTTACAAGGATCTGGAGTTTGGAACGGGCGGTTTGCGTGGTGTAATGGGTGCCGGATCGAACCGTATGAATATTTATACCGTAGGTATGGCTACCCAGGGGCTGGCCAATTACCTGAAAAAGAATTTTCAAAATCAGCAGATCAGCGTGGCTATTGCGCATGATTGTCGCAATAATGGTGAGCTTTTTGCCCAAACCACTGCCGATATTTTCTCGGCCAATGGTGTAAAAGTTTATTTGTTTGATGCCCTGCGACCAACCCCGGAGCTTTCGTTTGCAATACGCGAATTAGGCTGTCAGAGTGGTGTGGTGGTAACAGCTTCGCATAACCCTAAAGAATATAACGGTTATAAGGTCTATTGGGAAGATGGCGCCCAAATTATTGATCCGCACGATAAAAATATCATTAATGAGGTGGCTTCCATTTCCGATATTAGCGAAGTTAAGTTCGACAAAAAAGCGGAGCTGATTGAAATTATCGGCGACGAAATCGATAAAAAATATATTGATCGGCTGAAAACACTCTCTCTATCACCAGAAATAATTGAGCGGAACAAAAACATGAAAATTGTTTTTACACCCATTCATGGTACAGCTGTCATATTGGTGCCCATGGCGCTTAAAGCTTATGGTTTTGAGAATGTAATAAATATTCCTGAACAGGATGTAACTGACGGAAACTTTCCAACGGTGAAATCGCCTAACCCTGAAGAGCCTGCAGCACTGGCAATGGCCCTCAATAAGGCAAAAGAAATAGATGCCGATCTCGTTATGGCTACCGACCCCGATGCCGACCGCGTGGGAATTGCCGTAAAAAACCTGAAAGGTGAGTTTGAGTTGCTCAATGGTAACCAGGCTGCTGTATTGCTGATCAATTATCTTTTACACAAATGGAAAGACAATGGCAAGATTGATGGGAAACAGTATATTGTAAAAACCATTGTGACCACTGAGTTACTGCCAAAAATTGCAGCACATTATGGTGTGAAATGTCACAATGTACTTACAGGTTTTAAATATATAGCTGATATAATTGGTCGCAAAGAAGGAGAAGAAACCTTTATAGGAGGAGGTGAAGAGAGCTATGGGTACCTTGCCGGAGAATTTGTGCGCGATAAAGATGCTGTGATGTCGTGTGCACTTATTGCCGAAGCTGTGGCATGGGCCAACGATCAGGGTAAATCGGCTTTTGAAATGCTACTCGATATTTACATGGAATATGGATTGTACTACGAAAACCTTATTTCGATCGTTAAAAAAGGTAAGGCCGGCGCCGATGAAATTCAGGCTATGATGGATAAACTCCGGAATGACCCACCAAAGAAAATTCACCGGAAAGAGGTGACAGCAGTTATAGATTACATGAAGGATGAATACCGCGATTTAACAGCCGGTGTCACAAAAAATATTGGTCTGCCTAAAAGCAACGTGCTGCAATTCTTCCTGGAAGACGGCAGCAAAATCAGTGCACGTCCTTCAGGTACTGAGCCCAAAATAAAGTTCTATTTTGGCGTAACCGGCGAGCTGAAGTCGCACCGGGAGTATGATGAAGCCATTGAGGAACTGAAAGAAAAGATCGAAAAGATTAAAGCGGATATTTTGTAA
- a CDS encoding TonB-dependent receptor, with protein sequence MNNSNKFRIIVLFCLSCILVTTNLKSQVIIGEVYDKQKQPIDFITATICDVEDTVVITGFVSEAHEFNFEISETAPYLIKITRLGYYPYWQRINDKSVDTVKLGKIIMREKAEELEEVTVLSNVPVVEGNSKGFKVNVANTNLKNLETVSEVVASAPGVITDDQGNIEVLGRGSPLVLINNKEMQGGSSVLETYKPEDIKSIQVIKNPGAKYDAKHRSVINIITRKKRTKGIAGWFYNRTLYAENPRNEPSFLLNKYTRKISHMIKAEAGFGDSRYREKANTNISFADTSNFSNIYELDTKGNFNSLDLKYIFGLEMNKQNLLGFGYDGSFGKNNSTGSIESKLQQSDSIYNYATDYEEVEKVNSNAFNINYTYTPDSLTSLLLLADYSGDNSKRENQQMENLETGKINSSYGNEVDYSIASIKADFSSTLKDFFTYETGMKYVKTINDNNSWFDSIFNGTIVSNQQFTKKTQLTEDIGAVYLVVSKNVGRVFVNAGLRSEFNQWRLYENEALLRDSSSIEWFPSASCFYVPFEGLHFGINYARKIKRPGFQSTTRTLTYVNKYLYKKRNPYLKPIIIESFSFQTMAGKNLSLDLNYTNYKNYISLAWENDNNILILSEENFNLQEFSAILNLSIRSKVFSSSNNFQISKPIFDYTYKGEQTKTDIGYDFSTTTKFHLPYDFDWKFIVRYSNKGQMSYITKKPYLYTSTGISKFFLDKQLRFSVYARYWFNEEFSVNYENVVMNSEYIRETPEFYFSIFYKFNKVRNKTNYNLSSQSEEKRRK encoded by the coding sequence ATGAATAATTCAAACAAATTCCGGATAATAGTATTATTTTGTTTATCTTGTATCCTGGTCACTACGAATTTAAAATCACAGGTCATTATTGGCGAAGTCTACGATAAACAAAAGCAACCGATAGATTTTATTACAGCAACCATCTGTGATGTAGAAGACACAGTAGTAATTACAGGTTTTGTTTCAGAAGCTCATGAATTCAACTTCGAAATATCGGAAACAGCACCTTATCTGATAAAAATTACCCGTTTGGGTTATTATCCTTATTGGCAACGCATAAATGATAAATCCGTAGATACGGTTAAACTCGGCAAAATTATAATGCGAGAAAAAGCCGAGGAACTTGAAGAAGTCACAGTTTTATCTAATGTGCCCGTCGTCGAGGGTAATTCTAAAGGTTTTAAAGTTAATGTAGCAAATACAAACTTAAAAAATCTGGAAACAGTATCAGAGGTCGTAGCCAGTGCGCCGGGAGTGATAACAGATGACCAGGGAAATATTGAGGTTTTAGGGAGGGGCAGCCCCTTAGTTCTTATTAATAATAAAGAAATGCAAGGTGGCTCCTCAGTTCTTGAGACGTATAAACCAGAAGATATTAAATCGATTCAGGTAATAAAAAATCCCGGAGCAAAATATGATGCTAAGCACCGAAGCGTAATAAATATTATAACCCGTAAGAAGAGGACTAAGGGAATCGCCGGTTGGTTCTATAACAGAACGCTTTATGCCGAAAACCCAAGAAATGAGCCTTCATTTCTGTTAAACAAGTACACTAGGAAAATTTCCCACATGATTAAAGCAGAGGCAGGTTTTGGCGATTCCCGATACAGGGAAAAGGCCAATACAAATATATCTTTTGCTGATACTTCAAATTTTTCAAATATCTATGAGCTAGATACAAAGGGAAACTTTAATTCTTTAGACTTAAAATATATTTTTGGATTAGAAATGAATAAACAAAATCTATTAGGTTTTGGGTATGATGGTAGTTTTGGAAAAAATAATTCTACAGGTTCAATAGAATCGAAACTTCAACAGAGCGACTCTATATATAATTATGCAACTGATTATGAGGAAGTCGAAAAAGTGAACAGCAATGCTTTCAATATTAATTATACATATACCCCCGATTCTTTGACTTCATTACTCTTGTTAGCTGATTATAGTGGAGATAATTCAAAGCGGGAAAATCAACAAATGGAGAATTTGGAAACTGGCAAAATTAATAGCTCTTATGGTAATGAGGTTGATTATTCAATTGCTTCCATAAAAGCTGATTTTAGCTCAACATTGAAAGATTTTTTTACTTACGAAACAGGGATGAAATATGTTAAAACCATAAATGATAATAACAGTTGGTTTGATAGTATTTTCAATGGAACTATTGTCTCAAACCAACAGTTTACAAAGAAAACACAACTTACAGAGGATATTGGGGCGGTCTATTTGGTTGTTAGTAAGAACGTTGGAAGGGTTTTCGTAAATGCTGGTTTAAGATCGGAATTTAACCAATGGAGGCTTTACGAGAATGAAGCTCTTTTACGCGATTCATCTTCTATAGAATGGTTTCCTTCTGCATCGTGCTTTTATGTGCCGTTCGAAGGATTACATTTTGGGATTAATTATGCCAGAAAAATCAAAAGACCGGGCTTTCAATCAACCACACGGACGTTAACTTATGTGAATAAATACCTGTATAAAAAAAGAAATCCCTATCTCAAACCCATAATTATTGAATCATTTAGTTTTCAGACAATGGCAGGTAAAAACTTATCATTGGACTTAAATTATACTAATTATAAGAATTATATTTCCCTTGCCTGGGAAAACGACAACAATATTTTAATACTAAGTGAAGAGAACTTCAACCTTCAGGAATTCTCGGCGATATTGAATCTCTCAATTCGAAGTAAGGTTTTTTCGAGTTCCAACAATTTTCAAATATCAAAACCGATATTCGATTATACTTATAAAGGGGAGCAAACTAAAACAGACATAGGATATGACTTTAGTACGACAACAAAATTTCATCTTCCGTATGATTTTGACTGGAAGTTTATTGTAAGGTATTCTAATAAAGGGCAAATGAGTTATATTACAAAAAAACCTTATTTATATACTTCAACAGGGATTTCAAAGTTTTTTTTGGATAAACAACTACGTTTTTCAGTTTATGCCCGATATTGGTTTAACGAAGAATTTTCAGTGAATTATGAAAATGTAGTAATGAATTCTGAGTATATCAGGGAAACACCGGAATTTTATTTTTCAATATTTTATAAGTTTAATAAGGTACGAAATAAAACCAATTATAACTTATCATCACAAAGTGAAGAAAAAAGAAGAAAATAA